The following are from one region of the Carassius auratus strain Wakin chromosome 43, ASM336829v1, whole genome shotgun sequence genome:
- the LOC113061621 gene encoding zinc finger protein 710-like isoform X1, whose amino-acid sequence MRSLKHLKHHTRSNVEEQEVSLVRCYSKVMEHAVDVGTQTDPVVVLSLAQAAVLGLISQNEIFGATIAPNGFYTGEGREGPAPPADSMEYDYADQLIGANGDYLSEPQGENRRPVGLYGAERRRPGPCGRIKRSLIEGEPEESTDRSLGTQSQVKGERPEFSSPCYLSNPQQTDNDPEVLDLTPQRVPMKEEQCNKGYPEPSRESASQQVDSDTQTQAHQSPVGHGKGLVESSGEGQGKEEEQEEEEGEVEERALNLKTTEEDVSPAMRHYYESSVTAYEAAEMGLPGDYEEAGQTMMWTESENSLGRRMQIDRLDINVQIDESYCVDVGEGLKRWKCRMCEKSYTSKYNLVTHILGHNGIKPHECLHCGKLFKQPSHLQTHLLTHQGTRPHKCTVCKKAFTQTSHLKRHMLQHSDVKPYSCRFCGRGFAYPSELRTHETKHESGHCHVCTQCGMEFPTHAHLKRHQVSHQGPTTFQCTECHKSFAYRSQLQNHLMKHQNVRPYVCSECGMEFVQIHHLKQHMLTHKVLTQQALEHKGMKEYKCDVCSREFTLSANLKRHMLIHTSVRPFQCHVCFKTFVQKQTLKTHMIVHLPVKPFKWKVCGKSFNRMYNLLGHMHLHAGSKPFKCPYCSSKFNLKGNLSRHMKVKHGILDTSTEGQDALPDVEGQEDYEEESFDYSERENLASNNAQDLAKLAKMSYYNYTKVAARYNTT is encoded by the exons ATGAGGTCCCTGAAACACCTCAAACATCACACCAGGAGTAATGTG GAAGAGCAGGAAGTTTCTCTGGTTCGCTGCTATTCTAAAGTGATGGAGCATGCAGTGGATGTCGGTACTCAGACTGACCCAGTGGTGGTCCTGTCCCTGGCCCAGGCTGCTGTGCTGGGACTCATATCACAGAATGAAATCTTCGGAGCCACAATTGCCCCAAATGGTTTCTACACAGGAGAGGGACGTGAAGGCCCTGCTCCTCCCGCAGACTCAATGGAGTATGATTATGCAGATCAGCTTATTGGAGCCAATGGAGACTATCTGTCTGAGCCTCAGGGGGAGAACAGGAGGCCAGTAGGGCTCTACGGGGCAGAACGCAGGCGTCCAGGGCCCTGTGGGAGGATCAAGAGGTCCTTGATTGAAGGAGAACCAGAGGAATCCACAGATAGGTCTCTGGGTACACAGAGTCAGGTTAAAGGAGAGAGGCCTGAGTTCTCTAGCCCATGTTATCTCTCGAATCCCCAGCAAACTGACAATGATCCAGAAGTGTTGGACCTAACGCCTCAAAGAGTGCCAATGAAAGAAGAGCAGTGTAACAAAGGCTACCCTGAGCCCTCGAGGGAGTCAGCCAGCCAACAGGTTGACTCTGACACTCAGACGCAAGCCCACCAAAGCCCTGTGGGGCATGGAAAAGGTTTGGTGGAGTCTTCTGGGGAAGGACAGGGAAAGGAGGAGGAACAGGAAGAAGAGGAGGGGGAAGTGGAGGAGAGAGCACTGAACCTGAAAACCACAGAGGAGGATGTGAGCCCAGCAATGAGGCACTACTATGAGTCCAGTGTGACGGCGTATGAGGCTGCTGAGATGGGCCTACCGGGAGACTATGAGGAGGCTGGCCAAACCATGATGTGGACGGAGAGTGAGAACTCCTTGGGTAGACGAATGCAGATCGACCGCCTAGATATTAATGTGCAAATCGACGAATCATACTGTGTGGATGTGGGTGAAGGCCTGAAACGCTGGAAGTGCCGCATGTGCGAGAAGTCTTACACTTCAAAGTATAACTTGGTAACGCACATCCTTGGTCACAATGGCATCAAACCACATGAGTGTCTGCATTGTGGAAAGCTCTTCAAGCAGCCCAGCCACCTTCAGACGCATCTGCTAACGCACCAGGGCACCCGGCCACACAAGTGCACTGTTTGCAAGAAGGCCTTTACCCAGACAAGTCACCTTAAACGGCACATGTTGCAGCATAGCGACGTCAAGCCTTACAGCTGTCGCTTCTGCGGCCGAGGATTTGCATACCCCAGTGAGCTACGTACTCATGAGACCAAGCATGAGAGCGGCCACTGTCATGTCTGCACGCAGTGTGGCATGGAGTTCCCCACTCACGCCCACCTCAAGCGCCACCAGGTCAGCCACCAGGGCCCGACGACTTTTCAGTGCACCGAATGTCACAAGTCCTTTGCCTACCGTAGCCAGCTCCAGAACCATCTGATGAAGCACCAGAATGTGCGTCCCTATGTCTGCTCGGAGTGCGGCATGGAGTTCGTTCAGATCCATCACCTGAAGCAGCACATGCTTACACACAAGGTACTGACACAGCAGGCCCTCGAACACAAG GGTATGAAGGAATACAAATGTGATGTTTGTTCTCGCGAATTCACTCTGTCTGCCAACCTGAAGCGACATATGCTGATTCACACCAGTGTGCGCCCTTTCCAGTGCCACGTCTGCTTCAAGACCTTTGTTCAGAAGCAGACTCTTAAAACACACATGATTGTCCACTTGCCTGTGAAACCTTTTAAGTGGAAG GTGTGCGGGAAATCCTTCAACAGAATGTATAACCTGCTGGGTCACATGCACCTTCATGCCGGTAGCAAACCCTTCAAGTGTCCTTACTGCTCCAGCAAGTTTAATTTGAAGGGCAACTTGAGTCGTCACATGAAGGTGAAACATGGAATCCTGGACACCTCAACTGAAGGACAAG ATGCTCTGCCTGATGTGGAGGGTCAGGAAGATTATGAAGAAGAAAGCTTTGATTACAGTGAGAGGGAGAATCTAGCCAGCAACAATGCACAAGATTTGGCGAAACTCGCCAAAATGAGCTACTACAACTACACTAAGGTTGCTGCGCGCTACAACACAACTTAA
- the LOC113061621 gene encoding zinc finger protein 710-like isoform X2: protein MRSLKHLKHHTRSNVEEQEVSLVRCYSKVMEHAVDVGTQTDPVVVLSLAQAAVLGLISQNEIFGATIAPNGFYTGEGREGPAPPADSMEYDYADQLIGANGDYLSEPQGENRRPVGLYGAERRRPGPCGRIKRSLIEGEPEESTDRSLGTQSQVKGERPEFSSPCYLSNPQQTDNDPEVLDLTPQRVPMKEEQCNKGYPEPSRESASQQVDSDTQTQAHQSPVGHGKGLVESSGEGQGKEEEQEEEEGEVEERALNLKTTEEDVSPAMRHYYESSVTAYEAAEMGLPGDYEEAGQTMMWTESENSLGRRMQIDRLDINVQIDESYCVDVGEGLKRWKCRMCEKSYTSKYNLVTHILGHNGIKPHECLHCGKLFKQPSHLQTHLLTHQGTRPHKCTVCKKAFTQTSHLKRHMLQHSDVKPYSCRFCGRGFAYPSELRTHETKHESGHCHVCTQCGMEFPTHAHLKRHQVSHQGPTTFQCTECHKSFAYRSQLQNHLMKHQNVRPYVCSECGMEFVQIHHLKQHMLTHKGMKEYKCDVCSREFTLSANLKRHMLIHTSVRPFQCHVCFKTFVQKQTLKTHMIVHLPVKPFKWKVCGKSFNRMYNLLGHMHLHAGSKPFKCPYCSSKFNLKGNLSRHMKVKHGILDTSTEGQDALPDVEGQEDYEEESFDYSERENLASNNAQDLAKLAKMSYYNYTKVAARYNTT, encoded by the exons ATGAGGTCCCTGAAACACCTCAAACATCACACCAGGAGTAATGTG GAAGAGCAGGAAGTTTCTCTGGTTCGCTGCTATTCTAAAGTGATGGAGCATGCAGTGGATGTCGGTACTCAGACTGACCCAGTGGTGGTCCTGTCCCTGGCCCAGGCTGCTGTGCTGGGACTCATATCACAGAATGAAATCTTCGGAGCCACAATTGCCCCAAATGGTTTCTACACAGGAGAGGGACGTGAAGGCCCTGCTCCTCCCGCAGACTCAATGGAGTATGATTATGCAGATCAGCTTATTGGAGCCAATGGAGACTATCTGTCTGAGCCTCAGGGGGAGAACAGGAGGCCAGTAGGGCTCTACGGGGCAGAACGCAGGCGTCCAGGGCCCTGTGGGAGGATCAAGAGGTCCTTGATTGAAGGAGAACCAGAGGAATCCACAGATAGGTCTCTGGGTACACAGAGTCAGGTTAAAGGAGAGAGGCCTGAGTTCTCTAGCCCATGTTATCTCTCGAATCCCCAGCAAACTGACAATGATCCAGAAGTGTTGGACCTAACGCCTCAAAGAGTGCCAATGAAAGAAGAGCAGTGTAACAAAGGCTACCCTGAGCCCTCGAGGGAGTCAGCCAGCCAACAGGTTGACTCTGACACTCAGACGCAAGCCCACCAAAGCCCTGTGGGGCATGGAAAAGGTTTGGTGGAGTCTTCTGGGGAAGGACAGGGAAAGGAGGAGGAACAGGAAGAAGAGGAGGGGGAAGTGGAGGAGAGAGCACTGAACCTGAAAACCACAGAGGAGGATGTGAGCCCAGCAATGAGGCACTACTATGAGTCCAGTGTGACGGCGTATGAGGCTGCTGAGATGGGCCTACCGGGAGACTATGAGGAGGCTGGCCAAACCATGATGTGGACGGAGAGTGAGAACTCCTTGGGTAGACGAATGCAGATCGACCGCCTAGATATTAATGTGCAAATCGACGAATCATACTGTGTGGATGTGGGTGAAGGCCTGAAACGCTGGAAGTGCCGCATGTGCGAGAAGTCTTACACTTCAAAGTATAACTTGGTAACGCACATCCTTGGTCACAATGGCATCAAACCACATGAGTGTCTGCATTGTGGAAAGCTCTTCAAGCAGCCCAGCCACCTTCAGACGCATCTGCTAACGCACCAGGGCACCCGGCCACACAAGTGCACTGTTTGCAAGAAGGCCTTTACCCAGACAAGTCACCTTAAACGGCACATGTTGCAGCATAGCGACGTCAAGCCTTACAGCTGTCGCTTCTGCGGCCGAGGATTTGCATACCCCAGTGAGCTACGTACTCATGAGACCAAGCATGAGAGCGGCCACTGTCATGTCTGCACGCAGTGTGGCATGGAGTTCCCCACTCACGCCCACCTCAAGCGCCACCAGGTCAGCCACCAGGGCCCGACGACTTTTCAGTGCACCGAATGTCACAAGTCCTTTGCCTACCGTAGCCAGCTCCAGAACCATCTGATGAAGCACCAGAATGTGCGTCCCTATGTCTGCTCGGAGTGCGGCATGGAGTTCGTTCAGATCCATCACCTGAAGCAGCACATGCTTACACACAAG GGTATGAAGGAATACAAATGTGATGTTTGTTCTCGCGAATTCACTCTGTCTGCCAACCTGAAGCGACATATGCTGATTCACACCAGTGTGCGCCCTTTCCAGTGCCACGTCTGCTTCAAGACCTTTGTTCAGAAGCAGACTCTTAAAACACACATGATTGTCCACTTGCCTGTGAAACCTTTTAAGTGGAAG GTGTGCGGGAAATCCTTCAACAGAATGTATAACCTGCTGGGTCACATGCACCTTCATGCCGGTAGCAAACCCTTCAAGTGTCCTTACTGCTCCAGCAAGTTTAATTTGAAGGGCAACTTGAGTCGTCACATGAAGGTGAAACATGGAATCCTGGACACCTCAACTGAAGGACAAG ATGCTCTGCCTGATGTGGAGGGTCAGGAAGATTATGAAGAAGAAAGCTTTGATTACAGTGAGAGGGAGAATCTAGCCAGCAACAATGCACAAGATTTGGCGAAACTCGCCAAAATGAGCTACTACAACTACACTAAGGTTGCTGCGCGCTACAACACAACTTAA